CCCGCCGGAAGTGACCCCCGCTGGCTCGCCTGGAAGCGCGAGCAGGTAACGGCCCTCGTGCGCCGCATCAGCCTGGAGGTCAAGGCCGTGCGCTGGGCGGCCTGGGTGAGCGCGGCCACCATCACCTACCTCGCCCCGCCCGCGCCCGGCGACCTCGCCGCCTTTCGCCAGACGCGCACCTACCGCGACGTGCTTCAGGACTGGCCGACGTGGATGCAAGGCGGCCTGATCGACCTCAACGTGCTGATGAACTACAAGCGCGACGCCATCGGTGCTCAGTCGGCGTGGTTCGACGGCTGGAACGCCTTCGCCGCCAGCGTGCGCGCGGCTCCCGGCGAGGCGCGCGGGGCGGAGGTCGCGGGGGGCAGCGCCCTGTACCTCAACCCGCCCGCCGTCACCGCCGCGCAGGCCCGCCGCACGGTCGCCGCCGGGCTGGGGTGGGTGGGCTACTCGTACCGCACGCCGACCATCGACGTGTACGGCACCCGTCAGACGACCGGGGAGGGCCTCGCCGCCGTGCGCGACGCCTTGACCGGCCCCGGCGGGGCGCTCGCCGCCGTGCCCGCGTGGACCGCGCAGCCACGCACCGTGCGGGGGCTGCTGGGACGGGTGGTGGGCACCGCCGTGCCGGGGGGCCGCGTGGTGGAGGCCCGGCGCGGCGGCGTGGTCGTCGCCCGCACGCTGACCGACGGCGGCGGGCACTACGGCTTCCTGAACCTGCCACCCGGTCCCGTCGAGGTGCACGTCAGCGGGCAGCGCTGGGCCGAACCCGTTCCCGAGGTGGGCGTGATCCGCTACCCCGACCTTCTCGTGCGCGACGTGCAACGGGAGGTGGGCAGCGGACGGTGAGCGGCAGCGCCGCCCCTCCCTGATGTGAACGCTGTGAAGCGCGAGTTCATGAAAACGGGGTGTCCCCACTGGTGAGACGGCGAACACTGGGGCGATCCACGTTCGTCAGAACGAGCCCTGTCATGTGGGTTGGGGAGAGGTCATGTCGAAGCCTTCCGTTGCTCCGTTCGTCGCCCTCACGCTGCCGATGCTGTTGCTGGCGTGCAGTCAGGGGGCGTCCCCCGACCAGACCGACCCCTACGCCGGGGGCCAGTCCTACCCCTGGGAACAGGTGAATCTTGCCACCCAGGCCCTCACGCCCGGCACCAACACCCTCCAGTACGAGACTCCTACATATGCCCGCAACAGTTGGGGTCCCATTGAACGTAACACCAGCAACGGTGAGCAGAAGGCCGGAGACGGCAAACCTCTCACCCTGAATGGCAGGACCTACACGCAGGGCTACGGCGTCCACGCGGGCAGTGAGTTGAAGTTCAGTCTCAAGGGCACGAACGGGGCATCGTGCAACAACTTCACCGCAGAAGTGGGCGTGGACGACGAGGTGGGGTCGCGCGGCTCGGTCGTCTTTCAAGTGTATGGGGACGGTATCAAGCTGTACGACAGTGGCGTGATGACGGGAACGAGTGCGACGAAGCGGGTGAATGTCGGGGTGGTGGGGCGGCAGGAGTTGCGGCTGGTCGTCACGGATGGGGGCAATGGCATCTCTTACGACCATGCCGACTGGGCCGACCCGAAAGTGGAGTGTGCGACTCAGAAGCCGAAGGCAGGCAGTCTGGATACGAGCTGGGCTCCGGTGGTGACTTCGGGACCGCTGGGCACCGTACTGCTGGAACCAGACCTCAATGTGCTGACCGGGGAGATCATCGCGCGGCAGCCCGACGGCAGGCGATTGGTGGTGACGAATCTTCCGGACGGTGGGAAGTTCGAGGTCCGGCGCTACAACCTCGATGGGAGCCTGGATGCCAGCTACGGGCAGGGCGGCAAGGCCACGACCGACTTCGGGGCTGTGCGCGATAGTCCCTATGCCTATGACGAGAGCTATGGTGCCAATGACGCCGTGTTACAGCCGGACGGCAAGTTGATTGTGGTGGGCAAGGGGTTGGGGCCGAGTGGCAGCACCGATCTTGCATTGGCCCGCTACAACCCGAACGGCAGTCTGGACCCGTCCTTCGGCTCAGGCGGGCGGGTGTTCACGGACATCACGCCGTTGGCTGGCAACCCCTACCCTGACCGTCCGCCTGTGGATAGTGCGGAAGCCGCTGTCGAGGTGCAGTTAGGACCGAAGGGCACCATCCTGGTGTATGGCTCCCGCGACCACATCTACAACACCAGAGTGTCTGGCACGTTGGCTCGCTACCAGGCAAACGGCTCGCTGGACACCACCTTTCTGAACGGGGGGTGGGGAGACGTCTCCAACTACGTCTACGGGTTGTCATTCACGATAGAACCCGATGGAGACGTCCTGAACGTTAGAGGAGGACCATACACCTACATCTTCGGGGTGACACTCGACCGCATTCCGGCGGTGGGGCAGTTAGGCGGGGAGTCCGTCCAGTTCTTCATGGGTGCAGAAGGAGACAGCAATCAGGCTGGCGATATCGCCGTTCAAGCAGATGGGAAGATTTTAGTGTCGGGCTACACTATGAGCTATGAGGGGGGAGCCCCTTTCTACACTGCCGTTCTGGTGCGATTGAATCCCGACCTCACGCTCGACACCAGCTTCGGTGAGGGGGGCCGGGTCCGGCTCGTGTCTGAGGTCAATTCCACGGACAGGACGATCCAGCGGGTGCTGATCCAGCCCGACGGCAAGATCGTCGCGGTCGGCGAAACCATCCTGCGCTTCTGGCCGTAGACGCCGCCGCCTGTGGTTACACTCCGTTCATGACCTCCGCCCTCTCCGACGGCATTCCCCCCCACGAGTTCCGGCAGACGCTCGGGCGCTTCGCCAGCGGCGTTACGGTGATCACGGCCACCGAAGGCCAGGAGCGCCGGGGCATGACCGCCAGCGCCTTCGTGTCCGTGAGCCTGACGCCGCCGCTGATCCTCGTGAGCGTGGACCACCGCGCGGGGATGCACGCCCTGCTCTCACGGGAGGAGGTGACGCGCTTCGGCGTGAGCGTGCTGAGCGCGGCGCAACGTCCCCTGAGCGACCACTTCGCCGGACGCCCCGGCCCCGAGGACGCCGTGCCCTGGTTCGACCACGAGGGCCTGCCCCTCATCGGCGGGAGCGTCGCCCAGCTCGTGTGCCGCAAGATGCAGGCCATCCCCGCCGGGGACCACACCCTCTACCTCGGCCTCGTGGAGTACACGCGCTACACGGACGACGACCCGCTGCTGTATTTCCGGGGGCAGTACCACGAGTTGGGGTGAGGGAGGCAGGGCGCGGTGCGCGGGACGCACTGGAAGTTCACCGCCTACCGCGCACCGCCTACCGCGTACCATCTTCCCCGTGCCCCCCTCCCTCCTCCAACTCCTCATCGCGCTCGCGCTGGCGGGCCTGACCTTCCTCGTGTCGTACCCGCTCGCGGTGGGGGAGGGGCGGAGCGTGGACGCGCTCGACGCCTTTCTGCTCGTCTTCGCGCTCGTGAATCTGCGGGTGAGCTGGAGTGCGGCGAACGCGGCGAACGGGGGGCGGGCACCCGCATGGTTCGTCCTCGCGGGGCTGGGAACGGCGGCGCTCATCACGTGGGCGATGGTCCGCGCGCTCGCGCCACGGTAGGGAGTCGCCAGGACGACGGCGGGTGGCTCGCCTCCTTCACAGATGGGTCAGGGAAGGTTGGGGGTGAGGTCGGGCAGCGTTCCGTCCAACCTCTGCGCCGCCCGTTCCAATGCGGCGTAGGCTCCGTTCCGGGTGCGGAGGGTCGCGGGCGGCCCGTCCTCGACCACGCGCCCGCCCGCCAGCACGATCACCCGGTCGGCCCCGCGCGCGAGGCTGAGGCGGTGGGTGACGATGAGGGCGGTGCGCCCGCGCATCAGCTCCCCCAGCGCGGCCACCACCTGCGCCTCGCTCTCGGCGTCCACGGCGCTCGTCGGCTCGTCGAGGAGGAGGACGCTGGGTCGGGCGAGCAGCGTCCGGGCGATGGCGAGGCGCTGCCGCTGGCCGCCGGAGAGCTTGACGCCCCGTTCACCTACGAGAGTTTCCAACCCTTCCGGCAAGGCCCGCACGAAGTCGAGGGCGTGGGCGGCCCGGAGCGCGGCCTCCACCTCGTCGGGCGTGGCGTCCGGGCGGGCGTAGCGCACGTTCTCCAACACCGTGTCGTGGAAGAGGAAGGTGTCCTGCGGCATGGTGACGGCGTGGGTCCGCAGGCTGCCCAGGGTTACGTCGCGCACGTCCACCCCGTCGAGCAGCACGCGCCCGGAGAGGGGGTCGTGCCCGCGCGTGACGAGCGAGAGCAGCGTGCTCTTGCCCGCGCCCGACTCGCCCAGAATCGCCACCCGCTGTCCGGCGGGAATCGTCAGCGTCACGTCGCGCAAGACGGGCCGGGCGGGGTCGTAGCCGAAGGTCACGCCCTCCAGCCGCACCTCGCCGCGCACGGGGTCGGGGAGGGGCCGCGCGCCCTCCCGCTCGGCGACGGTCACGGGCGCGTCCAGCACCTCGAAGATGCGCCGCCCGCTCGCCTCGGCCCGTTGCAGCAGGTCGCCGATGTTCACGAGGTCGTCGATGGGGCCGTAGAAGTAGCGCCCGTAGCCCCGGTAGGCGAGCAGCCCGCCCAGCGTGAACTGGCTGTTGATGATCAGCCACGCGCCGCCCCCCAGCATGATCACGTTGCCGAAGTTGCCCACGAAGCGGGCGAGGGGAAAGGCCCGGTTCCGCAGGGTGATGGCCCGGACGCCCTCGGCGTATAGCTCGCGGCCCAGCGCCTCCACCCGCCGCCCCTCGGCCTCCTCCCGCGCGAAGCCCTGCACGAGCCGCACGCCCGCCAGCCGGTCGCCGATCAGGGCGCTGAGGTCCCCCAGCCGGGTCCGCGCCGCCCGGTAGGCGGGCCGCACCGTGGCCGCGTAGCGCCGCAGCATCAGCCCGACCGCGAGCATGGGCAGCGTCACCAGCACCCCGAGGAGCGGTTGCAGCGCGATGAAGATGCCGACCACGCCGATCAGCCGCAGCGCGTTCGCCAGCACGGCGTCGGTGCCGCGCACGAGCACGTCCTGAATGCCGTCCACGTCCCCCACCACCCGCGCGAGCAGGTCGCCGGTCCGCTGCGACTCGAAGTACGCCGCCGACTGCCCCTGCAATTTCCGGTAGAGCCGCAGCCGCAGGTCGAGCGTCAGTTGCTGCCCCGCCCGCTCCAGCAGCAGGCCACGCCACGCCGAGAGGAGCTGTTGCAGGGCGAAGACCCCCACCAGCAGCGCGAGTTGCCCGCCGATGAAGCCCCAGTCCTTCCTCGGCAACCCCTCGTCCACCACCCGAATCCACACGAGGGGCGGGTACAGTTCCGCCGCCACGCTCCCCACGAGGAGCAGCAGCCCCAGCGCGACCGTGCGGCGGTAGGGGGTGAGCAGGCCGTACAGGCGGCGGGTGACGGTGGGAGAGGCGGCTGGGTCGGTCACGCGGGCAGGGTAACGCGCCCCTCACGGTCGGTTCGGGGGTGGACGCCCTATCCTTCCCCCATGACTGGCCCCGCTCCCACCGACCAGCGCATCCCCGTCGTCGTGATCGGCGGCTTTCTCGGCGCGGGCAAGACCACCCTCGTCAACCACCTCATCCGCTCTCTACCCCACCGCCTCGGCGTCATCGTGAACGAGTTCGGGCAGACAGGCGTGGACGGTGGGCTGATCGAGCGGCTGTCGGACGACGTGACCGAACTCACCGCCGGATGCCTGTGCTGCACGGGCCGCGACGACCTGCTGCGCTCGCTCG
Above is a window of Deinococcus sp. YIM 134068 DNA encoding:
- a CDS encoding flavin reductase family protein produces the protein MTSALSDGIPPHEFRQTLGRFASGVTVITATEGQERRGMTASAFVSVSLTPPLILVSVDHRAGMHALLSREEVTRFGVSVLSAAQRPLSDHFAGRPGPEDAVPWFDHEGLPLIGGSVAQLVCRKMQAIPAGDHTLYLGLVEYTRYTDDDPLLYFRGQYHELG
- a CDS encoding family 10 glycosylhydrolase, coding for MPAPVVEPPAELAPNPLPEISPLPPSSPASISDVRGLWVDAFGPGLKTAAQVRQTVEEAARLGVNTLFVQAIRRGDCLCRRSALPVVTDADLEPGFDPLAEVTRLAHGRGMRVIAWASVTGASNTRAPNTNPAHVFRRHGPSAGAASWLARRPDGTWREGVDGWLDPALPEAADFMVAGVVSLVRNYPVDGVQLDRIRYPDGGVWGYDPKVLARYRAETGARGTPAGSDPRWLAWKREQVTALVRRISLEVKAVRWAAWVSAATITYLAPPAPGDLAAFRQTRTYRDVLQDWPTWMQGGLIDLNVLMNYKRDAIGAQSAWFDGWNAFAASVRAAPGEARGAEVAGGSALYLNPPAVTAAQARRTVAAGLGWVGYSYRTPTIDVYGTRQTTGEGLAAVRDALTGPGGALAAVPAWTAQPRTVRGLLGRVVGTAVPGGRVVEARRGGVVVARTLTDGGGHYGFLNLPPGPVEVHVSGQRWAEPVPEVGVIRYPDLLVRDVQREVGSGR
- a CDS encoding NPCBM/NEW2 domain-containing protein yields the protein MSKPSVAPFVALTLPMLLLACSQGASPDQTDPYAGGQSYPWEQVNLATQALTPGTNTLQYETPTYARNSWGPIERNTSNGEQKAGDGKPLTLNGRTYTQGYGVHAGSELKFSLKGTNGASCNNFTAEVGVDDEVGSRGSVVFQVYGDGIKLYDSGVMTGTSATKRVNVGVVGRQELRLVVTDGGNGISYDHADWADPKVECATQKPKAGSLDTSWAPVVTSGPLGTVLLEPDLNVLTGEIIARQPDGRRLVVTNLPDGGKFEVRRYNLDGSLDASYGQGGKATTDFGAVRDSPYAYDESYGANDAVLQPDGKLIVVGKGLGPSGSTDLALARYNPNGSLDPSFGSGGRVFTDITPLAGNPYPDRPPVDSAEAAVEVQLGPKGTILVYGSRDHIYNTRVSGTLARYQANGSLDTTFLNGGWGDVSNYVYGLSFTIEPDGDVLNVRGGPYTYIFGVTLDRIPAVGQLGGESVQFFMGAEGDSNQAGDIAVQADGKILVSGYTMSYEGGAPFYTAVLVRLNPDLTLDTSFGEGGRVRLVSEVNSTDRTIQRVLIQPDGKIVAVGETILRFWP
- a CDS encoding ABC transporter ATP-binding protein encodes the protein MTDPAASPTVTRRLYGLLTPYRRTVALGLLLLVGSVAAELYPPLVWIRVVDEGLPRKDWGFIGGQLALLVGVFALQQLLSAWRGLLLERAGQQLTLDLRLRLYRKLQGQSAAYFESQRTGDLLARVVGDVDGIQDVLVRGTDAVLANALRLIGVVGIFIALQPLLGVLVTLPMLAVGLMLRRYAATVRPAYRAARTRLGDLSALIGDRLAGVRLVQGFAREEAEGRRVEALGRELYAEGVRAITLRNRAFPLARFVGNFGNVIMLGGGAWLIINSQFTLGGLLAYRGYGRYFYGPIDDLVNIGDLLQRAEASGRRIFEVLDAPVTVAEREGARPLPDPVRGEVRLEGVTFGYDPARPVLRDVTLTIPAGQRVAILGESGAGKSTLLSLVTRGHDPLSGRVLLDGVDVRDVTLGSLRTHAVTMPQDTFLFHDTVLENVRYARPDATPDEVEAALRAAHALDFVRALPEGLETLVGERGVKLSGGQRQRLAIARTLLARPSVLLLDEPTSAVDAESEAQVVAALGELMRGRTALIVTHRLSLARGADRVIVLAGGRVVEDGPPATLRTRNGAYAALERAAQRLDGTLPDLTPNLP